A single genomic interval of Chryseobacterium paludis harbors:
- the tpx gene encoding thiol peroxidase encodes MSNITLKGNEVHTLGNLPSVGSSIRDFALVDSGLAVKTLSDFEGKKKVFNIFPSIDTGTCAASARKFNEEASSLDNTVVINVSKDLPFALGRFCAAEGLNNVETLSDFRSSFGDDYEVTITDSPLKGLLSRAVIVTDENNKVVYTEQVSEIVNEPNYSAALEALK; translated from the coding sequence ATGTCAAATATCACATTAAAAGGAAACGAAGTACATACATTAGGTAATTTACCATCCGTAGGAAGCAGCATCAGAGATTTTGCATTGGTAGATTCTGGATTAGCTGTAAAAACGCTTTCTGACTTTGAAGGAAAGAAAAAAGTATTCAATATTTTTCCTAGTATCGATACCGGAACTTGTGCAGCTTCAGCAAGAAAATTTAATGAAGAAGCTTCCAGTTTAGATAATACTGTTGTGATCAATGTTTCTAAAGATCTGCCATTTGCATTAGGAAGATTTTGTGCTGCTGAAGGCTTGAATAACGTAGAAACACTTTCTGATTTCAGAAGTAGCTTTGGAGATGATTATGAAGTTACCATTACAGATTCTCCTTTGAAAGGCCTTTTAAGCCGTGCGGTAATCGTTACGGACGAAAATAATAAAGTAGTTTATACAGAACAGGTTTCCGAAATTGTAAACGAACCAAATTATAGTGCTGCTTTAGAAGCATTAAAATAA
- a CDS encoding NADP-dependent isocitrate dehydrogenase, producing MSEKSKIYYTLTDEAPMLATHSFLPIVKAFTKSANIEIAVPDISLAGRILANFPEFLREDQRIGDALAELGQLATTPDANIIKLPNISASAPQLDEAIAELQSKGFAVPNYPAEPKNEEEKAIKAKYAKVLGSAVNPVLREGNSDRRAPKAVKNYAKANPHRMGDWASDSKTDVATMANGDFYGTENSTTLENATKYKIVFKGNDGSEKLLKDFAGLQAGEIIDSSVMNLNALKAFVKEAIEEAKNKNVLLSAHLKATMMKISDPIIFGAIVETFFKDVFTKYADTFKSLDVNPNNGLADLFEKIKGNAQEGEIKAAIETALANGPRVAMVNSDKGITNFHVPSDIIVDASMAALVRGGGKMWNKEGKEEDTIAIIPDRSYAGFYQAVIDDMRAHGKLDPTTMGSVPNVGLMAQKAEEYGSHDKTFQADTDGTIEVQDETGNILLSQKVEKSDIFRMCQTKDAPIQDWVKLAVNRSRLSDTPAIFWLDKGRAHDREIIKKVEKYLQDHETAGLDIRILDVKDAMTETLKRAREGKDTISVSGNVLRDYLTDLFPILELGTSAKMLSIVPLMNGGGLFETGAGGSAPKHIEQFLEEGYLRWDSLGEFLALQASLEHLAQTQGNTKSQVLADALDEANAKFLATDKSPARKVGQIDNRGSHFYLAMYWAEALGNQTVDAEIAQKFKSIAAAMLENEAVINQELISAQGKPQNIDGYYKTDTYKTYAAMRPSTILNEIIDGI from the coding sequence ATGTCAGAAAAATCAAAAATCTATTACACATTAACGGATGAAGCTCCAATGCTTGCTACACACTCGTTTTTACCTATTGTAAAGGCATTTACAAAATCAGCAAATATTGAAATTGCAGTTCCGGATATTTCTTTAGCAGGAAGAATTCTAGCTAACTTCCCGGAATTCTTAAGAGAAGACCAAAGAATTGGTGATGCCTTGGCTGAACTAGGCCAACTGGCTACAACACCAGATGCCAATATTATTAAATTACCAAATATTTCAGCTTCTGCACCTCAATTAGATGAGGCTATTGCGGAACTACAATCTAAAGGATTTGCTGTTCCAAATTATCCTGCTGAACCCAAGAATGAGGAAGAAAAAGCAATCAAAGCTAAATATGCAAAAGTATTAGGAAGTGCTGTAAACCCTGTATTGAGAGAAGGAAATTCTGACAGACGTGCTCCAAAAGCTGTTAAAAACTATGCAAAAGCGAACCCACACAGAATGGGTGATTGGGCTTCAGACAGTAAAACTGACGTTGCTACCATGGCCAATGGAGACTTCTATGGCACTGAAAACTCTACAACTCTTGAAAATGCTACAAAATATAAAATTGTATTCAAGGGAAATGATGGTTCTGAAAAATTATTGAAAGATTTCGCAGGTCTTCAGGCTGGAGAAATTATTGATTCTTCCGTAATGAACTTAAATGCTTTGAAAGCTTTTGTAAAAGAAGCAATTGAAGAGGCTAAAAATAAAAATGTATTACTTTCTGCTCACTTAAAGGCTACGATGATGAAAATCTCCGACCCTATTATTTTTGGTGCTATCGTAGAAACGTTCTTTAAAGATGTATTTACAAAATACGCTGATACTTTTAAATCTTTAGATGTCAATCCAAATAATGGTCTTGCAGATCTTTTTGAAAAAATAAAAGGAAACGCTCAGGAAGGTGAAATTAAAGCGGCTATTGAAACTGCTTTAGCTAACGGACCAAGAGTAGCTATGGTAAATTCTGATAAAGGAATTACCAATTTCCATGTTCCTTCAGACATTATCGTTGATGCATCTATGGCTGCTTTAGTAAGAGGAGGCGGTAAAATGTGGAATAAAGAAGGTAAAGAAGAGGATACAATAGCAATCATTCCAGACCGTTCTTATGCAGGTTTCTATCAGGCTGTGATCGATGATATGAGAGCTCACGGTAAATTAGATCCTACTACAATGGGTTCAGTTCCAAACGTAGGGTTAATGGCTCAAAAAGCTGAAGAATATGGTTCTCATGACAAAACTTTCCAGGCTGATACTGACGGAACAATTGAAGTTCAGGATGAAACTGGAAATATACTTCTTTCTCAAAAAGTAGAAAAAAGTGATATCTTCAGAATGTGTCAGACTAAAGATGCACCTATTCAGGACTGGGTAAAGCTGGCTGTAAACAGATCAAGACTTTCTGATACTCCTGCGATCTTCTGGCTAGATAAAGGAAGAGCTCACGATAGAGAGATCATCAAAAAAGTAGAAAAATACTTACAGGATCACGAGACTGCAGGACTGGACATTAGAATTCTTGATGTTAAAGATGCAATGACTGAAACACTTAAAAGAGCAAGAGAAGGTAAAGATACCATCTCAGTTTCAGGAAATGTATTGAGAGATTATTTAACAGATCTTTTCCCAATTCTTGAGTTAGGAACTTCTGCAAAAATGCTTTCTATTGTTCCGTTAATGAATGGTGGTGGTTTATTTGAAACTGGTGCCGGAGGTTCTGCTCCTAAACACATTGAACAATTCCTTGAAGAAGGATACCTAAGATGGGATTCTTTAGGTGAATTCTTAGCGCTTCAGGCTTCTTTAGAGCATTTAGCTCAAACTCAAGGAAATACAAAATCTCAGGTGTTAGCAGATGCTTTAGATGAGGCGAACGCTAAATTCTTAGCTACTGACAAATCTCCAGCAAGAAAAGTTGGCCAGATCGATAACAGAGGTTCTCACTTCTATTTAGCAATGTACTGGGCTGAAGCTTTAGGTAATCAAACAGTTGATGCTGAGATTGCTCAAAAATTCAAATCAATAGCTGCTGCTATGCTAGAGAACGAGGCTGTCATTAATCAGGAATTAATATCCGCTCAAGGTAAGCCTCAGAATATTGATGGTTACTATAAAACCGATACATACAAAACATATGCAGCGATGAGACCAAGTACTATTTTAAATGAAATTATTGATGGAATTTAA
- a CDS encoding winged helix-turn-helix transcriptional regulator codes for MERDQTEELRALQDTLYFIGGKWRIPVINAICNGNRRFREIERSIPGITTRMLSKELKDMELNKLVTRNVYPDTPVLIEYIPTDYCRTFGKIIMEMINWGREHRKVIVEDKI; via the coding sequence ATGGAAAGAGATCAGACAGAAGAATTAAGAGCACTGCAGGATACCCTATATTTTATAGGGGGTAAATGGCGGATTCCGGTAATCAATGCGATTTGTAATGGTAACCGACGCTTCCGTGAAATTGAGCGCAGTATTCCCGGCATCACCACAAGAATGCTTTCAAAGGAACTGAAAGATATGGAACTCAATAAACTGGTGACGAGAAATGTGTATCCGGATACTCCGGTTCTAATTGAATATATACCTACAGATTATTGCAGAACCTTTGGGAAAATTATAATGGAAATGATCAATTGGGGTAGAGAGCATCGGAAGGTGATTGTAGAAGACAAGATCTGA
- a CDS encoding SDR family oxidoreductase: MNKFNNKLAIVTGGNSGIGYATAKELIAEGAKVIITGRRKEAIDKAAAELGAVGFVSDQGKLEDISLLKKEVEDQYGKVDILFINAGITGTLTSIENMNVENFDSVMDINFRGAYFTLSQFIPTLNDGASVVFLSSIVAATHNPNSSIYQASKAALNSIAKTAAAELAPRKIRVNMVSPGPTKTEIMNKAGLDDVTLQNIQERLINEIPLKKMGTAEDVAKLVSYLSDDSISSFITGTEIIVDGGMVL, translated from the coding sequence ATGAATAAATTTAACAACAAACTGGCTATCGTAACCGGTGGAAATAGTGGAATCGGATATGCAACAGCAAAAGAATTAATTGCGGAAGGAGCAAAAGTAATTATTACCGGAAGAAGAAAGGAAGCCATAGACAAAGCAGCAGCAGAGTTAGGAGCAGTCGGATTTGTTTCTGATCAGGGAAAATTAGAAGATATCTCTTTATTGAAAAAAGAAGTTGAGGATCAATATGGAAAAGTGGATATTCTATTTATCAACGCTGGAATTACAGGAACATTAACCTCTATTGAAAACATGAATGTTGAAAATTTTGACAGTGTAATGGATATTAACTTCAGAGGTGCTTACTTTACGCTGAGTCAGTTTATTCCTACATTAAATGATGGAGCGTCTGTCGTGTTTTTATCATCAATTGTAGCGGCTACACATAATCCAAACAGTTCGATCTATCAAGCCAGTAAAGCGGCACTAAACTCCATTGCAAAAACAGCAGCTGCAGAATTAGCACCAAGAAAGATCAGAGTAAATATGGTAAGTCCCGGGCCTACAAAAACAGAAATAATGAATAAAGCAGGACTTGATGATGTTACCTTACAAAATATTCAGGAGCGCCTGATCAATGAAATTCCATTAAAAAAAATGGGAACTGCTGAAGATGTTGCCAAACTTGTAAGCTACTTATCTGATGACAGCATATCAAGTTTTATTACAGGTACTGAAATCATCGTTGATGGCGGAATGGTTTTATAA
- a CDS encoding heme-binding domain-containing protein, protein MDSVKKKRTIKPIAILFIAILGTFAGLQLFNPPLEGKPVTGTIEAPREVISILERSCFNCHSNEQKLSWYDKIAPLSWAVKKDVERAREVMNFSEWSQLSPGEHKGRMYSILNMMQAGKMPLHEYTLLHSSAKISSKDIEVIRKYTLSLSGKNPTPINKKINDPHQDIKQASAGYPGFPVSPNGVRYTPEFKKWKVISMSTLFDNSIRVIYGNNIAVKAVETDNFHPWPDGSIVVKAVFKQTESADGEIRPGEFINAQFMVKDAKKYTDTEGWGFAKFSGKDLHPTGKTASFAKESCIACHRQLAEPTGYLFDVPMKVNTKNLIEKLQKK, encoded by the coding sequence ATGGATTCAGTAAAGAAAAAGAGAACAATAAAACCTATAGCTATACTATTCATAGCGATCCTGGGAACCTTTGCAGGACTGCAGCTTTTCAATCCACCACTCGAAGGTAAACCTGTAACCGGTACCATTGAAGCGCCTCGTGAAGTGATCTCTATCTTAGAAAGATCTTGCTTCAATTGTCATTCTAATGAGCAAAAACTCAGTTGGTATGATAAAATTGCTCCTCTATCATGGGCCGTAAAAAAAGATGTGGAAAGGGCGAGAGAAGTAATGAATTTTTCAGAATGGTCGCAGCTTTCTCCAGGAGAACACAAAGGAAGAATGTATTCCATCCTAAACATGATGCAGGCCGGAAAGATGCCTCTTCATGAATATACTTTGCTACACTCATCAGCAAAGATTTCCAGTAAAGATATTGAAGTGATCAGAAAATATACTTTATCTCTTTCCGGAAAAAATCCCACTCCAATAAATAAAAAAATTAATGATCCACATCAGGATATAAAACAGGCTTCCGCAGGTTATCCGGGTTTTCCTGTGTCACCCAACGGAGTTCGTTATACACCTGAATTTAAAAAATGGAAAGTCATCAGCATGAGTACGTTGTTCGACAATTCCATTCGTGTGATCTATGGAAACAATATTGCTGTTAAAGCTGTAGAAACTGATAACTTTCATCCATGGCCAGATGGCAGTATTGTGGTAAAAGCAGTATTTAAACAAACCGAATCCGCTGACGGAGAAATAAGACCTGGTGAATTTATTAACGCTCAGTTTATGGTAAAAGATGCAAAAAAATATACCGATACGGAAGGCTGGGGATTTGCTAAATTTTCCGGAAAAGATCTTCATCCGACAGGAAAAACAGCATCATTTGCAAAGGAGTCATGTATTGCCTGTCATCGCCAATTGGCAGAACCTACAGGATACCTATTCGATGTTCCCATGAAAGTAAACACAAAAAATCTAATCGAAAAATTACAGAAAAAATGA
- a CDS encoding cytochrome P460 family protein, which produces MKNINIAFLAIFFLLTACKNEDPNKDHVRLVFDAGHLKFIGSSLNKKKETMSALYGNNQALLSLSKKKTQPEAGTKMKLVTWKYHENPQYTGGTITGELLSIETVETNAKGETSYHKDNSSTKGNTQSFDKEQRIQYMLGYQPVVMP; this is translated from the coding sequence ATGAAAAATATAAACATCGCTTTTTTAGCAATTTTCTTCCTTTTAACGGCATGTAAAAATGAAGATCCCAATAAAGATCATGTACGTCTGGTGTTTGATGCAGGTCATCTTAAATTTATCGGTTCTTCATTAAACAAAAAGAAAGAAACCATGTCTGCTTTGTATGGAAACAACCAGGCACTGCTATCGCTATCAAAGAAGAAAACTCAACCGGAAGCAGGAACTAAAATGAAACTTGTCACCTGGAAGTATCATGAAAATCCACAGTACACCGGCGGAACCATCACAGGTGAATTGCTGAGTATAGAAACTGTTGAAACGAATGCCAAGGGAGAGACATCATATCATAAGGATAACAGTTCTACTAAAGGAAATACCCAATCCTTTGACAAAGAACAAAGAATACAATATATGCTGGGTTATCAACCCGTCGTTATGCCCTAA
- a CDS encoding sensor histidine kinase — MHQEKIKISQAVIWISSIFLGILSSVPQLASHDFNLMEAVVNAAITSAFAVVMWYLNIFLLNRNKKRRQGISYSRLLVVLALGMVVMFALAWVQQLILSHINFGPVMLMVEVRGILINLVFYMFLNLVQHNYTGQQVHLELEKVKSDNLGAQYELLKQQVNPHFLFNSLNTLKSMVETHDEETVDFIIKLSDFYRFTLESRKLDLITVEEEMKILNSYLFLQKARFGDGFTFTDTLDKDTLKTLIPPFTLQLLVENCIKHNIVSQSKPLHIKIYDANDKIIIENPIQRKMIPEDSLGVGLNNVNMRYKHLLDQEIDITDNNQIFQIKLPFIHEYHHH, encoded by the coding sequence ATGCATCAGGAAAAAATAAAAATATCGCAGGCTGTCATCTGGATAAGCTCCATTTTTTTAGGGATCCTATCGTCAGTTCCCCAGCTTGCTTCTCACGACTTCAATCTCATGGAAGCTGTAGTGAACGCAGCCATTACCTCAGCTTTTGCGGTAGTCATGTGGTACCTCAACATCTTCCTGCTCAACCGCAACAAAAAAAGACGCCAGGGAATTTCTTACTCCAGGCTATTAGTGGTACTGGCATTGGGTATGGTGGTCATGTTTGCATTGGCATGGGTACAACAATTAATTTTATCCCACATCAACTTTGGTCCTGTCATGCTGATGGTAGAAGTCAGAGGGATTCTGATCAACCTTGTTTTCTATATGTTTTTAAATCTTGTTCAGCATAATTATACCGGCCAGCAAGTTCATTTGGAATTAGAAAAAGTAAAAAGTGATAACCTGGGTGCTCAATATGAATTACTTAAACAACAGGTGAACCCTCACTTTCTTTTCAATAGTTTAAATACACTGAAGTCTATGGTGGAAACGCATGATGAGGAAACTGTTGATTTTATTATTAAGCTTTCCGATTTCTATCGTTTTACTCTGGAAAGCAGAAAGCTTGATCTAATCACAGTAGAGGAAGAAATGAAAATATTAAACTCTTATCTTTTTCTTCAAAAAGCCCGATTTGGTGATGGTTTTACTTTTACCGATACATTGGATAAAGACACTTTAAAGACACTTATTCCGCCTTTCACTTTGCAGCTATTAGTGGAAAACTGTATCAAGCATAATATTGTTTCACAAAGTAAACCTTTACATATTAAGATATATGACGCAAACGATAAGATTATTATTGAAAACCCTATTCAGCGTAAAATGATTCCTGAAGATTCTTTAGGTGTTGGCTTAAACAATGTTAATATGCGTTACAAACACTTATTAGATCAGGAAATTGACATTACAGACAACAATCAAATTTTTCAAATAAAACTACCTTTTATCCATGAATATCATCATCATTGA
- a CDS encoding LytR/AlgR family response regulator transcription factor: MNIIIIEDEFRAAKSLQNLIKELKPESTITGVYDSIESSVEALSQGNKPDLIFMDIHLSDGLSFEIFKQVDITCPVVFCTAFDQYMLDAFKSKGVDYVLKPFSRDDIAEALRKVDELKKFFQKTEIPELEAILQKINQPQASTKSSFLVFKNQKYTTILTENIAYFYIHNEMTHLVTFDKQQFSLTQSLGQVAELVSPKQFFRVNRQYIVNFTAIKEMEHYFQRKIYVKLVIDTPEKLLINKEKTHSFFSWLEDR; this comes from the coding sequence ATGAATATCATCATCATTGAAGACGAATTCAGAGCGGCAAAATCACTGCAGAATTTAATCAAAGAATTAAAACCTGAATCTACAATTACCGGAGTTTATGACAGTATAGAATCCAGTGTAGAAGCTTTATCCCAAGGTAACAAACCCGATCTTATCTTTATGGATATCCATCTGTCGGACGGGCTTTCTTTTGAAATTTTCAAACAGGTTGACATCACCTGCCCGGTGGTCTTTTGTACCGCATTTGATCAATATATGCTGGATGCTTTTAAAAGCAAAGGGGTTGATTATGTTTTAAAGCCATTTTCACGGGATGACATTGCTGAAGCTTTAAGAAAAGTTGACGAGTTGAAAAAATTTTTCCAAAAGACAGAAATTCCTGAACTGGAAGCTATTTTACAAAAAATAAATCAGCCTCAAGCTTCTACTAAAAGTAGTTTCCTTGTTTTTAAAAATCAAAAATACACTACGATACTCACAGAAAATATTGCCTATTTCTATATTCATAATGAAATGACCCATCTGGTTACTTTTGATAAACAGCAGTTTTCACTCACCCAATCATTGGGTCAGGTGGCAGAACTTGTTTCTCCTAAACAGTTTTTTAGAGTAAACAGACAGTATATCGTTAATTTCACAGCCATTAAAGAAATGGAACATTATTTCCAGCGTAAGATCTATGTTAAATTAGTCATTGACACTCCTGAAAAGCTTCTTATCAATAAAGAAAAAACACATAGCTTTTTCTCCTGGCTAGAAGACCGGTAA
- a CDS encoding DUF1223 domain-containing protein, with product MISKKLLIVGVFVALLFTISAFVQKDKTNENFKNIPIGNNGGFAVLELFTSEGCSSCPPADALMGQIKESSKDQPVYILAYHVDYWNRLGWKDRFSTPENSERQQQYSRLLGSQVYTPQLVINGRQQFVGSDRAAVENSIVKALSSTGGSIIDLKAQSDSKAISVAYKVSESNTQNKLLITLVEKKSSTNVARGENEGRHLEHWQIVHQQNQISLKSSSEGSSSFPLPKDFNINNWEIIGFIQNARTGQISGASKAIFQ from the coding sequence ATGATATCTAAAAAACTATTGATAGTAGGTGTATTTGTCGCTTTACTATTTACAATTTCTGCATTTGTGCAAAAAGATAAGACTAACGAAAACTTTAAAAACATTCCGATTGGAAATAATGGTGGTTTTGCAGTCTTAGAATTATTTACTTCTGAAGGATGCTCAAGCTGCCCTCCTGCAGATGCTTTAATGGGACAGATTAAGGAAAGCAGCAAAGATCAGCCTGTGTACATCTTGGCCTATCATGTTGATTATTGGAACCGTCTTGGTTGGAAGGATCGGTTCAGTACTCCAGAAAACTCTGAACGTCAGCAACAATACAGCAGGCTACTAGGTTCTCAGGTTTATACTCCACAACTTGTTATCAATGGCAGACAGCAGTTTGTAGGATCAGATAGAGCAGCCGTTGAAAACTCTATTGTTAAAGCCTTAAGTAGTACTGGTGGCAGTATAATAGATCTGAAAGCTCAATCTGATTCTAAAGCAATCAGTGTTGCCTATAAAGTCTCAGAAAGCAATACTCAAAACAAACTACTGATCACATTGGTAGAGAAGAAATCTTCTACTAACGTAGCAAGAGGAGAAAATGAAGGCCGACATTTAGAACACTGGCAGATCGTTCATCAACAAAATCAAATTTCTTTAAAAAGCAGTTCTGAAGGCAGTTCCAGCTTCCCGTTACCTAAGGATTTTAATATCAACAATTGGGAGATCATAGGATTTATTCAAAATGCAAGAACAGGACAGATTTCGGGAGCTTCAAAAGCTATATTTCAATAA
- a CDS encoding DoxX family protein produces MKTKTTKIIYWSGAIFMSLWFGTSGIFELIKSPFVWDITLQLGYPPHFIYILGVFKVLGVIVLLVPNKLLRLKEWVFAGMFFDITFAFFSKIAVIGFPSTIDAIIAFTVLSITYFMFRKIYSSELVLNEVKFN; encoded by the coding sequence ATGAAAACAAAAACAACAAAAATCATCTATTGGTCAGGAGCAATTTTTATGTCATTATGGTTTGGAACAAGTGGTATATTTGAACTCATTAAAAGTCCGTTTGTATGGGATATTACTTTACAACTTGGCTATCCCCCGCATTTTATTTATATACTGGGAGTCTTCAAAGTTTTAGGAGTTATCGTACTTTTAGTTCCCAATAAGCTATTAAGATTAAAAGAATGGGTATTCGCCGGAATGTTTTTCGATATTACCTTCGCTTTCTTTTCTAAAATTGCAGTTATTGGATTTCCATCTACCATCGATGCTATTATAGCGTTTACCGTTCTGTCTATAACGTATTTTATGTTTAGAAAAATTTACAGTTCTGAACTGGTTCTTAATGAGGTTAAATTTAATTAA
- a CDS encoding MBL fold metallo-hydrolase codes for MNRRELLKNGILAGAFSVIPFSSSLAGERKTVLTEDDLSGVKKIKLGDFDLYILSDGFIHEENLNSFAPRGNVSEMKMILKDNFRSDNSIDMAMNVLLVKTKNKLILMDTGMGIFADARTGFLLKSLKKAGFSASDITDIFLSHAHPDHIGGVVDKQNKLVFPNAQMFISKIEHDFWMQATLKDFNNSALKNQPDFLNQVIPGIQNILRTIKPKLKFYELDKTLYENFNFQLAPGHTPGLTLVTITSGNEKLLYIADLMHSDVILFPHPDWGYFGDTDLDIAIASRKKVLEHLAETRSRAFAYHLPWPGLGFTKKKDRVFEWIPESFMS; via the coding sequence ATGAATAGAAGAGAACTTTTAAAAAATGGAATTTTAGCCGGGGCTTTCAGTGTCATTCCTTTTTCAAGCTCTTTAGCAGGTGAGCGGAAAACGGTACTCACAGAGGATGACCTTTCGGGTGTTAAAAAAATAAAGTTGGGTGATTTCGATCTGTACATTCTTTCGGACGGATTTATTCACGAAGAGAATCTTAATTCTTTTGCTCCCCGCGGAAATGTATCAGAAATGAAAATGATTCTTAAAGATAATTTTCGTTCTGATAATTCTATCGATATGGCAATGAATGTCTTACTGGTTAAAACAAAGAATAAGCTGATCCTAATGGATACCGGAATGGGGATTTTTGCTGATGCCAGAACCGGATTTTTATTGAAAAGTCTTAAAAAAGCGGGCTTTTCAGCTTCAGATATTACAGATATATTTCTTTCTCATGCTCATCCCGATCATATCGGTGGAGTAGTAGATAAACAAAACAAATTGGTTTTCCCAAATGCTCAAATGTTTATTTCAAAAATTGAACACGATTTTTGGATGCAGGCGACACTCAAAGATTTTAATAACAGTGCATTAAAGAATCAGCCTGATTTTCTTAATCAGGTTATTCCCGGTATTCAGAATATTCTGAGAACAATAAAGCCAAAATTGAAATTTTATGAACTTGACAAAACATTATATGAGAATTTTAACTTTCAACTAGCTCCAGGACATACGCCAGGACTTACTTTGGTGACTATAACCTCAGGAAATGAGAAGCTATTGTATATAGCAGATCTTATGCACTCTGATGTTATTCTGTTTCCACATCCTGACTGGGGATATTTTGGAGATACTGATCTGGATATTGCTATAGCATCACGTAAAAAAGTCCTTGAACACTTAGCTGAAACCAGATCCAGAGCTTTTGCCTATCATTTACCTTGGCCAGGTCTAGGTTTTACTAAAAAGAAGGATCGTGTATTTGAATGGATCCCGGAATCATTTATGAGCTAA
- a CDS encoding aldo/keto reductase, with protein MKFRKLGNTDEQLSAIGLGCMGMSFAYGPADEQESINTLHKALDLGVNFWDTADMYANGENEKLISKVLVPNRDKIFIATKFGFRFKDGKASHSGAPGTYFDGSPEWIRQAVDLSLQRLKIDTIDLYYAHRVDPNIPVEETVGAMADLVKAGKVKYIGLSEASAESIKKANNIHPITALQSEYSILTKDVEKEILPTIRELGISLVPYSPLARGLFANINEVENFGDDDFRKSLPRYQEESLENNRKLVKEFNDLAASKGIKGTQLALAWVLNQGDDIIPIPGTKRIKYLEENIAAINVELSTSDLDTIDMILKKYPNVGERYSEGSMKLVNN; from the coding sequence ATGAAATTTAGAAAATTAGGAAACACAGACGAACAACTATCAGCAATTGGTTTAGGATGTATGGGAATGAGCTTTGCATATGGCCCGGCAGATGAACAGGAAAGTATCAATACATTGCATAAAGCCCTGGATCTGGGGGTGAACTTTTGGGATACTGCAGATATGTATGCCAATGGAGAAAATGAAAAGCTAATTTCCAAAGTTTTAGTTCCGAATCGGGATAAAATCTTTATCGCTACAAAATTCGGATTTAGATTTAAAGATGGTAAAGCGAGTCATAGTGGAGCTCCAGGAACCTATTTTGATGGTTCTCCAGAATGGATCAGACAAGCAGTAGATTTAAGTCTGCAACGTTTGAAAATTGATACTATAGATCTGTATTATGCGCATAGAGTTGATCCAAATATTCCAGTTGAAGAAACCGTAGGAGCAATGGCTGATCTTGTAAAAGCGGGAAAAGTAAAATATATTGGTTTATCAGAAGCTTCTGCAGAATCCATTAAAAAAGCAAATAATATTCATCCCATTACAGCTTTGCAGTCAGAATATTCTATTCTTACCAAAGATGTTGAAAAAGAAATTTTACCCACGATCAGAGAGCTTGGAATTTCTTTAGTTCCCTATTCTCCCTTAGCAAGAGGACTTTTTGCAAACATTAATGAAGTTGAGAATTTTGGTGACGACGATTTCAGAAAATCATTACCTCGCTATCAGGAAGAAAGTCTTGAAAATAACAGAAAGCTGGTTAAGGAATTTAATGATCTGGCTGCTTCAAAAGGAATAAAAGGAACTCAACTTGCTTTGGCTTGGGTCCTTAATCAAGGCGATGATATTATTCCTATTCCAGGAACTAAACGAATTAAATATCTCGAAGAAAATATCGCAGCAATTAATGTTGAACTTTCTACATCCGACTTGGATACTATTGATATGATTTTAAAGAAATATCCTAATGTAGGAGAAAGATATAGTGAAGGCTCAATGAAGTTGGTTAACAACTAA